The Stigmatella ashevillena genomic sequence TCAGCCCGGGCACTGGGATGGGCGTGAGTTGATCGGTGTAGGACCCGTTGTCCTCTTGGCTGTCGAGGATGGAGCCCCAGATCCAGACGGTGCCCTCCTTGTGCAGGGCAAGAGAGTGAAACTCACCTGCCTCAACGGCGGTGATGCCGCTCAACCCAGACACCTGGACGGGCGTGCTGCGCAGGCGGGTGCTCCCATCGCCCAACTGACCGTTCGGGTTGGCCCCCCAACTCCAGACCGTTCCGTCCGACAGCGCCGCGAGGGCGTGGTCGACCCCACTGGAGAGAGAGAGGGCGCGGCAGGGCTGGAGCGAGAGGGTGAAGGGATGGGTCAGAGCGCTGCCCTCCTCATCCTGAAGGGTGACGGTGACGGTGACCTCTCCCGCGGCGCGGGCGGCACAGGGGGGGGCGGTCCAGGCAATCTCGCTGGTGGTGGCGGTATGGCTCGGGTCACCGAGCGTGCCTGCGCTGGCCTCCCAAGAGAAGCGAAGCGATGAACTCTCGGCGTCCTTCGCCGTGACGCGGAAGGTGACGGTCTCCAGGGGCTGTGCGCGGGTAGCCGACTGCATGCCCTCGACGCGGGTGGGAGGCTCATTGCCTCCACAGCCGGCGGCGGCGGCGAGCAGGAGCACGGCCAGTGTGGCAAAGAGGCCCTTGTGCTGCTGGGCCAGCAAGGGATGGTTCATGGATGTCTCCAGCAGCCTGCTAGGCCGGGAGGCTTCGCAGGAATTCCACGAGGGGGGCATGGATGGACTCCGGATGCGTCAGGGTGGGGGCATGGGCGGCCCCTGGAATGGGCACGAAGCGCGAGCGGCCCGGGAGGGCGTCGAAGAGCGCTTGCCCCTCCGTGGCGGGAAGTGCCGTGTCGTCGAGGCCATGGAAGACGATGGCCGGGCAGCGGATCTCCCCGAGCCGGGGCGCGATGTCGTCCCGGTCGATGAGGTTGTTCATGGCCGCGGCGAAATGCGCTTTGGGCGTCTGGCGCCACCGGTCGAGCCAGGGGGAATGGAAGCGAGGGTCGCCGATGATGACCTCCGCGTAGCTCTGAACGATGTTCTCCGTGGCACCAGGAGTGCCCCACAGGTCCCGGACCTGCCGGGCGGCGGTACGAAATGGCTCTTCACTGGCGCCGCCGCTGGTGCTGATCAAGACAATGCCTCGCACCCGCTCGGGGGAGCGCAGCGCGACGCGCAGGGCGCAGTAGCCGCCTTGGGACAGACCGCCGACAGCCGCCCGCTGGATGCCGAGGTGATCGAGCAGCGCGATGCAGTCCGCGGCGGAGTCATAGAGGGTGAAGGGCTGACCATCCCACCGCGTGCGTCCGAAGCCCCGGGCGTCCCAGCGGATGACCCGGAACTCGGGGGCGAGCGCTTCGGCTTGCGCGTCGAACATGCGGCTGTCCATGAGGAAGCCATGTCCGAGGATGAGGGCGGGCCCCGTGCCCCCTGAGTCCTCGAAGAAGATGCCTTGGTGGTTGAGCTCGGCGATGGGCATGAGGACGATGGTATTTCACAGCCGCCTGGATTTTCGCAGAGTCCCGCAACTCAGAACGGCAAGGCGTGTTTCCTTTGGAACCTCTGCTGCGGTGCCCTCCCATTCGCGCTCCCAACCCCGTCATTCCCCTGCTGTGTCTCCTCACCTCGCTCCACCTCTCCGCCGATGCCAGGGCAGAAGGGGGGACTTGCACCGTTCCCCCCGTCGAGATTCGCCACACCGCCACGCAGGCAAAGCCGGTGACGGTCCAGGTGGTGTCCACGGCCAACCACCCGCTCGCTGTCTGCAATGACGGCACTCCCGCGACCTATCTCTTTCGCCCAGGGGTCGGTGTCGGCAAGAAGCGGTGGATCCTCTAGCGAGCCGTACACCGACACCGTGCTCGAAGGCATCAAGTCGCCCTCGCCTGACCTCGTCACCCAGACCAAGAGCACGGCGGTCCCCACCGACCGCGAGCTTCAGTTGACCGGATCCATCGCGGTGTGGGGAGGACGTCCAGCTCAAGGCCTTCGTCACCGAGCGCAGCGCCCCGGCGAACGCCTACCGTCGGCGATTCTCCGCCAGCATGCGGGAGCAGCTCTTCCAACTCGAGCAGACTGCCGTCTTCGCGCCCTTCGACGCCGAGCACGGCGTCATCAACAACACCGTCGAGTGGAATGCCAGCATCGTCCAGTCGACGCCCCTTCCGGACGCCATCGGCGCCTGGTACCGCGACCCATGCCAGTCGATGTTCCAGCTCATCGAGGTGCCGTAGGTCGCGGTCCTGGCAGGCGCCGCGCGTCAGCAGCGCACACCGCGCGGTGCTACCAGGTGTAGCGCGTGAGGACCGGGAAGTGATCCGTCGTCGTGGTGGCGTAGCTGGAGATGTACGCGTCCACTCGGTACACCTTCGCGGAGCCCGCCACGTAGAGCGACTTCAGCTCGTTGGTGACCAGTTGGTGGTCGATCATGTCCGGGTAGCTGGCGGTGGAGGCCACCTTCGCGTCGGACAGGGCCTTGGTGGGGAAGAAGTAGTCCAGAGAATCCCCCACGAAGTTCTGGTACGGGGACGCCTTGCCCGAGGTGATGGAGGTGTCCACGTCGTCGTTCCAGTCTCCGAGCACCACCACCGGGGTGCTCGGGTAGGTGCTGTCCAGGTAGGCCTTGAGGGCGTTGGAGGCGTTGAGCCGCCGCTGCCAGCTCGTCGCGTCATCGAACGCCTTGGCGTGGAAGACGATGACGACGATGTCGCGGGCTGTCCCGTTGAGGGTGACCCGCATCTTCACTTCGAGGGGCGGGCGGCCAGCGAAGTCGCTGTCGCTGGCGGTGAGGATGATCCGCGCGCTCTGCACGGAGGCCACGCTCGTCTTGTAGAGGATGCCCACCTTCTGCTCGCTGGAGCTGTAGTAGCTGCTGCCGCCCGTCACGCTGGCGTCACTGGCCAGAAGGCCCGCGTACCCAGAGAGCTGCGACTTGATGCTGTTGAAGGCGGTGGTGCTGACCACCTCCTCCAGCCCCCAGATGTCCAGGTTCGCTCCCAGGAGCACGTCCCGCACGTTCTGTTGCTGGAGCGTTTCGTTGGAAGGACCGTTGGACGAGGAGCCGAACCACTCCACATTCCAACAGCCGATGTCCACCGTGGTGGTGGTGCCCTGCGAGGGGATGGTGACGGCCTCCTCATGGGTGCCCAGCGACGCCTCAGGGAAAGGCTCTTCCCACGAGGGCTCTCCTCCACACGCGGCCAGGATCGAAACAGGCAACCAGAGACAACGGCGAAGCAACATGGGGCCTCCTGATTTTTTGTGATTTTACCTGATTCCTGGTTTTACTAGAAGAAGTTTGGAGTCACCCATCAGGGGGTACCAAAAAATGAGGGATGCAAAGTTACTGCTCACCACGCTGCTGGCATCCGTGGCGATGACACGCTGCGAGGGGGCAAGCGATACGGCCCATGGGGCCACAGGAGACACCCGCACGGTGAGCACCCAGATCCAGGGCGCCGAGAGTCCCTCGGCTCCGGGCAAGACCGCCTTGTCGTGGGTGCCGCTGAGGCTGAACGTCTACCACACCTTCGGCGTGACGACGCCGAACTATACCAACCGGGTTCTGCGGCACTATGAAAGCCTGGCGCGCACGGATGTCATCGGGACTTCGCCGGTCGAAAAAGCGGATTCCAGCTTCCGCGTCGTGACAGGGCTGGCCGACTCCGGATGTTACTCGTTGCAATCGCAGAACTACCCGGACAAATACCTGCGGCACGCGAGCTCACGGATACGCATTGACAGCCGCGACGGCACCCGGGCTTTTGATGAAGCTGCCACGTGGTGCACGCGCCCGGGCTTGTCGGGGCAGGGCGTCAGCTTGGAGTCGTATAACTTCCCCGGCCGCTACATGCGGCACGCCAACTCGGAGGTGTGGCTCGCCCAGCGAGGCGGCTCGCTGCCCAGCGATGCAGAGTACAGCTTCAACGACGACGCCAGCTGGAAGGCTATCAGTCAAGTCAACAGTGACTTCAAAGCCTGGGGAGAAGAAACCCTCGCGAAGATCGAGCAGGATTTCAGAAGGCCCGGCAGCAACCTCTACTACGAAGGCGCGGACCGTCAGTCGACGGCCTTCATCTGGGGCGCGGGCGTTCAGCTTCATGCCCTGATCGCTGGCGGAAAGACGCAGCAAGCGGAGGCCTTTGCCAATGAGCTGCACCAGGCTTACTGGTGCAACACGAAGGGCCGATGGGGGTACGACGCCGTCGCCTATTCATGCGGCGACCGGTACTATGATGACAATGCCTGGGTGGCCAAGGCCCTGATGGAGTTGCACCAGAAGACCAACAATGCCACCTACCTGAACCGAGCCAAGGAGGTGCTGGCGTTCAGCATGAGCGGAGAGAACTCCGCGGGAAGCAACCCGAACGGGGGGATCCGCTGGCATGAGGGAGACACCGGCGGCCAATGCTTGTGCGCCACGGCCCCGACCGCGGTGGCCAATCTCATGGTCTACCGCGCCACCGGAACCCAGCAATACCTGAACGACGGCTTGCGGCTCTACAAATGGGTCAAGGCCAATCGCTTCGGCTACGGCCCCGGCTACCGAGGGTATGAGAACGGCGTGATGACGCAGGCGGCGATCCTGTTGTTCAAAATCACCGGAAACTATACCTACCTGGACGATGCACGCCACCTCGCCCTGGCCATGGAGTCGACGTACATCGATTGGCAGACCCATGCCCTGAAGGAGACGGGGCAGTGGGGCGGGAACGACATGACCAATGCCTATGTGGATCTCTATGAGACGGATGGAGATATCAATTGGTTGAACATCGTTGCCGGGTACCTCCAGTTCCTGCGTGACAACGGCAAGGATGCCAACGGTCGGTACCCTGAGGTGTGGAGCGACGTGGGGAAGCCTGGGAATCCGTTTTTGTTGTATCAGGCCTCTGCTGCTCGCGCTTTCGCCAGAATGGGGAACACCCGGGGGGGCACGGCCAAGCCGAGAGATCCCGTGGCCGTCTTCCAGGACTGCAACTACGCCGGGATCTGGGGCGCGGGTTTCCTGCTGGGCAGGTACACGCTGGCCGATCTCCAGTTCCACGGCATCACGGGCAAGGACATCTCCTCCGTGAGGGTTCAGCCCGGATACAAAGTGACCTTCTACGAGAATGACAACTTTGGAGGCGCCTCCCTCGTCAAGACCGCGGACGACGGCTGCCTCGTCGGTGCCGGTTGGAATGACCGGGTCAGCTCCATGGTCGTCGAGGCCGTCTCGCCCACCGTGGTGGTCTACAAGGACTGCAACTTCACCCACCCAGGGTTCCACCTCCCCGTGGGGAGCTACGATGAGGACACGTTGCGGACCCTGGGCTTGAGCCCCGATGTCCTCTCGTCGATTCAGGCGGCCGAGGGGTACGAGGCCGTTCTGTACGATGGCGGCCGCTTTGATCAGGCATCGTTCACCACCGGCACCACCAGTTGTTTGGTCGGCGCGGGCTGGAACGACAAGGCCGCCTCGATCGTCATCAGGAAAAAGGCGTCACCTTGAGGGGCGCTGCCCGATAGGCCTCGGATCCGCTGAGGCGTTCTTCCTCAGCGGATTCGGGCTCAGGCGCGGAGTTCTTCCACGGCCGTGGCCACGTCGGAGAGGCGGGGGACCACCCGGGTGGCGCCTGCTTGCTTCAAGGACTCGGCGTGGCCAGACCAACTGTGGCCGCCGCCCGTGAAGCCAATGACCCGCATGCCAGCCTCGACGGCCCCAGCGACGCCGAGCGCGGAGTCCTCGATGACGAGGACCTCCCGGGGGGGGACGTCGAAGACCTTGGCCGCGTGCAGGAAGACGTCCGGCGCGGGCTTCGAGCGGCCCACCTCGGGGGCGGAGAAGACGTGGGGGTGGAAGTGCTCCCAGAGTCCGGTCGACGTCAAGCTGAGCTGAAGCCGCACGGAGCTGGAGTTCGAGCAGACGCAGCGCGGTCCAGTGAGTCGGCCGAGCAGCGCGTGCACCCCCTCGATGGGCTGCACATGCTCCAGCCTGCGATCGAGCTCCAAGGTGGAGCGCTGCCGGTAGTCCTTGGGAAGGGGCCGCCCGAGCTCCCGGGAGAGCATCTCCGCGATCTTCCCATGGGGCATTCCGGTGAAGCGGGTGATGACTTCCTCCAGGGTGAGGGTCAGGCCGAGTTCGGCCAGCAAGTCGGCGTGGACCCTCGCCGCCACGACTTCCGAGTCGATCAGCACGCCGTCACAGTCGAAGATGATGAGCAAGGTGCTCCTTTCTGAACCGGGACTCTAATCGAGTCCGGGAGGAGTCCAATGCTCACCGGTTGCTCATCCCAGGGGACCATTCTTCGGTCGGGTCGATACAGGTAAACGGAACGGAGGCTCTTTGCGCGGGGGCCGGCCAGTGGACCTGTCCAGCCAGGAGATGGGCATGAAAAGCAGTGCACGGGGCGGGATGCTGAGCGTTTGTCTGGGGATGTGGTGGGTGGCCAGTTGTGGCCCGTCCATCGGTCCGCCCGCCGAGGCGCCGCCACGAAGCGCCGCGGGGGGCCTGCAGGGGAGCGGCTCCCCGAGCGAGCACGCCTTGCCGGGACAAGTCCACGGGGTGAAGGGGGCCTTGGCGGTGGCTGCGGGCTATTACCACTCGTTGGCGGTGCGCGATGACAGGACCGTGTGGGCCTGGGGGGACAATGAAGAGGGCCAGCTCGGCGATGGGACGTTGAGCCGTCGCCCCGAGCCGGTGCAGGTGCTGGGACTGAGCGATGTGGTGTCCGTGACCGCGGGAGGGCTCCACTCGCTGGCGGTCCACGCGGAGGGCACCGTTTGGGCCTGGGGCAGCAACCAGTATGGCCGGTTGGGGGATGGCACCCAGGACAACCGCGCCGCGCCCGTGCGGGTGCAGGGGTTGAGCGGCGTGGTGTCGGTGACCGCAGGCGCCTCCCACTCGCTGGCGGTGCGCTCGGACGGAACGGTGTGGGCCTGGGGCTCCAACGCCTTCGGGCAACTGGGGGACGGCACCCTGAACAACCGCTCCACACCGGTGCAGGTGCAGGGGCTGCGGGAAGTGGTGGCGGTGGCCGCGGGAGGGCTCCACTCGCTGGCGGTATGCGCGGATGGCACTGTCTGGGTCTGGGGCTACAACGCCTCCCAGTCATGGGGCGATGGCTCCACGAGCCGTCTCATCGTGCCGGTGCGGATGCCGGGGCTGAGCGGGGCCGTGGCGGTGGAGGCGGGGACGTGGCTCTCGCTGGCGATCCGCTCGGATGGCACCGTGTGGGACGTGGGGGGCGGCCCGTTGCCGGTGCAGGTGCCCAGGCTGGGCCGGGTGGTGGCGGTGGCCGCGGGAGAGCTCCAAGCGCTGGCGGTGCGCGATGACGGCACGGTCTGGGCGTGGGAGTACGGCGGCGAAGAGGCTCTGTGGGAGGACACGGGCGGGAGCCCCTCCCCGTTGGTGCAGGTGCCCGGGTTGGACGGGGTCAGGGCGGTGGCCTACGGCCTCTACCACTCGCTGGCGGTCCGCTCGGATGGAACCGTGTGGGCGTGGGGGTGCAACTCCGATGGCCAGCTGGGCCAGGGGCTGCCCCTGGGCGCGACCCCCGAGGTCCGCTCTTCTTTGGACTGAGGTGCTGAGCGCGAAGAGGCCTGGAGCTTCTTCGGATGAAGCCCCAGGCGTTCCCGTCCGCTACGGCTTGTGGAGGCGGACGAGCCGCTCTCCGGCCTTGTCGGCGATGCCAGCCAGAAGGTCGGACCCCAGGGGCACCAACCGCGTCACGCGGGTGCACGTGTCCCGGCTCGAGAGCAGCGAGAGGGGCGGGCCGGCTTGAACGGCGGACAGCTCGGTGCTGCTGTGGGTCAGCGGAATCCACCGGACCTCCTGGGTGCCTGCCCGGGTGCCACGGTGGATGGCCAGGCCGTTTCCGAATGCCGAGGCAAAGAAGGCCTCGGTGTGACCCGAGTAGATCTCCGGCCAGTCCGACAGGGACAGCGGTGTCCCGGTGGCGAGGGCGGTCGCCTGTGCGGTGGAGGGCACGGCACGCAGGTGCTCCTGGGTGTCCATTCCGCTGAAATAGCCGAGCACGGCGATGCCGTTGGAGGTGAAGACGGAGACGCTGCTGACCGCCGCCCACTCGGGGGCAAAGGTGGCGAGCGGCGTGGCGCGAACGGGCTGCCTCAGGGTTTTCAGTCCATAGACGGCGGAGTCGCTGTTCACGGAGCCAAGCTGCGCCAACCCCATGCCGCTGACGAGGAAGCCGCTGACGCCTGAGGCCGCCGAGCCTGTCATCGCCGCCGCGGACACATTGCCGGGGGCTGGAACATAGAGGGGAGTGGAAGGGGCCTCGAGATCATGGATGAGGACGCTCCCGTTGCCCCGGGTGTTCGCATGGATGTAGCCCGTCATCAGCCGGCGGCCATCGTTGACGAGGAAGGGGCTCAGGATCGGATTGAACCGGCGATCTTCCGGGGCGATGACGTTCAGGAGCGGGGGCTCGCTCAGAGCAAGGTGAGGCCACGTCCCCAGGCGGTGCAGGGTCTTGGAGGTGCCCCGGATGCCATAGAGCGAGAAGCCTGTCTGGGTGGGAACGGCGGTGAGGTGAGAAAGGTCCTGGGGAAGCCGGGCGGTTTCCAGGGCGATGAAGTCCGTGTGGAGCCGCAGCGTTCCGAGCTTGGGATCATGCGGTATTTTCTCACAAGGAAGGAGGGGCGGAGGGCCCGCGCCGGGCGGTGGCTCCGCTTCCGGGCCGAGCGCTTCTTCGTCCGGAGGAATGGGCACGGGCTCCGGGGCGGTGCAGGTTTCCCCCGCGGTGTCACATTCGGGCGCGGCGCACCCCAGCCCGAGCATCACCCCCGGCAACAGGGTTCTGACCCACACAAGAAGCCCGCTTCCGCGAGCCATGGTTTGGATTGTCATTGAGATTGCCTCCGCGGTTATTCCGTCTGGGCGTTCGCGAAATCCTGCTGCCAGGTCTTGGGCAGACGGGACGCCACGTCCAAGGGCTGCTGGGGAGGCGCCTGGAGAAGGTCCTGCATGGACTTGTCGCCCACGAGGAAACCGCCGGCGAACAAGGTGCGCTCCTGACTGTCCACTTCGCGCAGCTCGTAGGGCGTTCCCAGCGCGAGGTTGAACACCTGCTTGCCGTTCGCCGGGATGCGCTTCACCGATTTGATCGTGGAGACGCCCCGTTCCGTGCGCACTTGATCCCGGACCTTTAGCGACCGGGCCGCCACCACCTTGCCATCCGCTTTGATGATGGGGTGCATCTGCGTCAGGGTGACGCGGTGGCCCGCGTTGTCACGCAGCTGCACGAAGTCGTCGATCTCATGGCCTCGGGCCACGTCGGTGACCGTCAGGATCAGCCCCTCCTTGTTGGCCAGGACTTTGTCTCCGATCTCCACCTGTTCCACGGGAAGGATGTGGCCATTGGCCATCTGGATGCGGGTACCCGCAGCCATGCAGCTGTTCTGGAAGAAGAGCCTCTGGCTCGTCAACGTCCGGCCATCGATGGCCTGTGACTTGAAGAACGGCTCGAGGGTGTGGGTGCCGCCCGCAGTGGCGCACCGGGCCTTGCCGATGAGGGTGATGTTAAAGCTGACCGAATTGTTGAGGATGCGGGTGGTCGTGCAAGGCGAGTTCGGGTTCTCGGTGCCGCTGATGTCGTAGGAGACATCGGCCAGGTAATTGAACACGGCGGTGTTGTGGCCCACGGGCAGCAGGCTCTTGAGGTCCACGGTGTTTACGCACGTGCCGACGATCGAGTGGAGCCGCACCTTGGCATAGGTGTAGTGGTCCACGGTGCACTGCAGGTAGTTCGAGCTGCCGGCCCGGATCTCCGTCCGGATGGGCACATAGAGCCGCGTGGCATTGAACGGGCTGCCGAGTTCCCAGAAGTCACTGGGATTCAGCTCACCGGGCTTCTCCGCCCGCGAGGCCGCCACCCCTTGGGGAACGGGAGGGTAGGCCTTGAGGGAGCCCTGGTCGTAACCGGCGACCGCGTAATCGCAGTCCGCGCCTCCGCGAAGCTGGCACATCCAGATGTCGGCCCTGTTGTTGTTGGGGACGATCTCTCGTGGGTGGAGGAGCGTGAAACCGCCGTCGTCCCGGAGGGCGATGGAGGTCTTCTCCACGGTATAGGAGGTGACATCCCGGCCCGTGACGTCATCCACGGCGAGGGCCAGGGACTCCAACCGCAGCAGGCGTCCCTGGGCCACGTCCACCGAGGCCACGGCGCCCACGCCAATGAAGTCGGTGCCCCCTCCATATTCTTCGCCCGCGTTGGAGGCGACCACCCGGCTCTGGGTGTCTTCCTTGTTGATGTCATAGACGACCAGATCGGCGTAGACGTAGTTGGCGCCGCCGTGGCAGCTCACCCGGACATAAGGCTCGTACGTGAGGGAGGCCCCGGTCCCGGAGGAGGTAGGGGCCTTCACGATCAGGTAGTGGTCGCACCAGATGGGGCTGCTCGAGGGAGCATCCATCTTGGCGCCCTCGCGTTGGCGGCGCAGGGCACGTTCCCGGAACAGGGACAACTTGTCGAAGAGTCCGGGCGAGTTCTTCTCGTCTTTGCCGGCGGCCCGGAGCCTGTCGACGACGAAGGCGTGCTGCGCATCGTCGGCCAGGTCCAGATCGATGCTGAGCCGGTCTTCGTGTTTGATGATCTCCGCGTCGTACCGGGCGTTCATCCGCCTGGATTGTTCAATCAACTGAGGATGCGGCATGTGCTCCGCGGGTGGCCGCAAGGACCCGCTCCAACCCGTCGTGAGCAACAGCACCCCTGCCATTTGAGATGCCCGCACGAGCGGCTTCCACAGCCTCAAAGAACCGATTCTCATGAACTTCCCCCCCATCAACTGGCCACGCGCTGAGCGCGAGGTCACGCGCCCTATAGGCACCGCGTTCCGGGCGAACAAGGGAACGGCGGGAAGAGGGTGCCGGTTGAACAGGCCCTGTCAGGCACTGTTTCAGGGCGGACGGGGGGGAAGTCCGGGAGTGAATCAGAACGAGCTTGCCTGCTCTGTGATTCGCTCCTCCTCGTCACTCGCCATCACGTAGGCGAACCGGTGGTTGAAGGAGATGTCGTCTTCAACTCCTGATCATGGGAGGGAGCTGTATTCTAAATTATCTTCAATATCAGAAATACATGTAAATCAGTCGGAGAGAGGTGGGGAGCGCTTCCGCAGGCCGGGGATATGATGGGGTCAGATGCCGTCTCAAGGCCCACTGTCCCTGCCTCCAGGGGCGAACCCCGAAGCCAGTGTGTCCACCTCCGGGGGGTCGAATGCTCAGGACGCAGCAACGGCCTCGTTCGGGGTGACGGTGGGCCTGTTGGCGTGGGGGATGTTCTTCGCGGCCCTGGCGTTCGCGGTGGGGTACCTGCGGATGCGTGCGCCCTGGCCTCCCGCGGGAATGCCTTCGCTGCCCCGGATCCTCCCCGCGCTGGGCGTGGGGTTGCTGGGGGCCGCGGCGGGACTGCTGCACTTCGGCGCGCGCCAGGAACATGTCCGTGGGTATGTGGCCGCGGCCTTGGGAGCGCAGGTAGGGTTCCTGGCGGTGCAGGGCTTTGTTCTGAGCACCTTGTGGCAAGGGGGGCTGCGGCTGCCGGAGGGGGGCGCCTATGCCTCGGCGGTCCATGGACTGGGGGCGCTGCACGCGGCCCATGGGGTGGCGGGGGTGATGGGGCTCGCACTGCGCGGATTCCGGCGTGGGGAGGTGCGGGGGGCGGTCAAGCTCTGGGCGCTCTACGGTGATTTCCTGGCGGCGACGGGGGTTCTGTTTCTCGTGGCGGTGTACCTGACATGAGCATGCGGCATGCCCTGATCCTGGGCGGGATGGTGATGACGGTGGGGTGCCGCTCGCAGGCGCCGAAGTTCGAGCCCATGACGTTGGGAGACGGGCGCACGCTCAGCGTGGCGGCGTTGGAGCGTGGCTACTCGGTGTACATGCATTACTGCATGTCCTGCCATGGCGAGCGCGGCGATGGGCAGGGGCCCTCGTCGGTGGGCATGCGTCCGCCGCCGCGCAACTTCCGGCAAGGGCTGTTCAAGTTCGGTGGCGTGGCGGCCGGAGAGCTGCCCACGGACGCGGCGTTGAAGCGCACGGTGCGGCGAGGGCTGCACGGCACCCCCATGTTGCCGTGGGACGTGCCGGAGGCCGACGTGGAAGTGGTGGTGCAGTACCTGAAGACGTTCAGCCCGCGCTGGCGCGAAGAGGCTCCGGGGCAGCCGTTGGCGGTTTCGGAAGATCCCTGGAAGGGCCGTGCGGCGGAGGCTGTGGAGCGGGGCAAGGCGGTGTACCACGTGGCGAGCGCGGGGCACGCGGGGTGCTCGGCGTGCCACATCGCGTACCTTCCGAAGCCGGAGCTGGAGGCGCTCACGGAGCGGGTGACCGGGCGCAAGGTGGACTTGAGCAAGGTGGATCCGTACACGGCGCAGGCGCGAGAGTCGGACTACTCGGTGACGGTGAACGCCCAGGGCGAGCCGTCGCAGACGGCCAAGGTGCTGCCACCGGACTTCCTGGTGCACCGGCTGCGCACGGTGTGGCCGCTGGAAGAAGAGGTCGAGGGGGCAGAATACACGCCTGCGCGGCAGCGGGAGGATCTGTACCGGGTCATCGCCGCGGGCGTGGGCGGTGCGGCGATGCCGACGTGGAAGGGCGCCATCCCGGAAGAGAACCTGTGGGCGCTCGCCTACTACGTACAGACACTGGTGAATCAGCGGGACACGGACGAGGGACGGGCTCTGAAGGCGCGGTTGCTGGCACCTCGGAGGTGAAGTGCGCCGCTCCCGAACGCTCTCTAGTGAGCGGACTTGCCGGGATATGCCACTTGAAGGCGACCAAGCCCCCCGTCTCTTGGGAGGATTGCATGCCAACCGTGAACGGTTGGCATGGGGCACACCCGTGCGCACATGGACGACTTTGGTACATCTTCCCGTAACCGCATGAATTCTCTTGAATCCTCCGCCATGGACTCCTCTAGCCCAGCGCCCCCCTTGAAGGACATGGTGGGATGCGAGTTTCTCCTCGAGAGCCTCACCGATGCGGTGCTGGTGCTGGATCGCGACTGGCGCATCAC encodes the following:
- a CDS encoding RCC1 domain-containing protein encodes the protein MKSSARGGMLSVCLGMWWVASCGPSIGPPAEAPPRSAAGGLQGSGSPSEHALPGQVHGVKGALAVAAGYYHSLAVRDDRTVWAWGDNEEGQLGDGTLSRRPEPVQVLGLSDVVSVTAGGLHSLAVHAEGTVWAWGSNQYGRLGDGTQDNRAAPVRVQGLSGVVSVTAGASHSLAVRSDGTVWAWGSNAFGQLGDGTLNNRSTPVQVQGLREVVAVAAGGLHSLAVCADGTVWVWGYNASQSWGDGSTSRLIVPVRMPGLSGAVAVEAGTWLSLAIRSDGTVWDVGGGPLPVQVPRLGRVVAVAAGELQALAVRDDGTVWAWEYGGEEALWEDTGGSPSPLVQVPGLDGVRAVAYGLYHSLAVRSDGTVWAWGCNSDGQLGQGLPLGATPEVRSSLD
- a CDS encoding pectin acetylesterase-family hydrolase, which translates into the protein MEPLLRCPPIRAPNPVIPLLCLLTSLHLSADARAEGGTCTVPPVEIRHTATQAKPVTVQVVSTANHPLAVCNDGTPATYLFRPGVGVGKKRWIL
- a CDS encoding HAD family hydrolase — protein: MLIIFDCDGVLIDSEVVAARVHADLLAELGLTLTLEEVITRFTGMPHGKIAEMLSRELGRPLPKDYRQRSTLELDRRLEHVQPIEGVHALLGRLTGPRCVCSNSSSVRLQLSLTSTGLWEHFHPHVFSAPEVGRSKPAPDVFLHAAKVFDVPPREVLVIEDSALGVAGAVEAGMRVIGFTGGGHSWSGHAESLKQAGATRVVPRLSDVATAVEELRA
- a CDS encoding Hint domain-containing protein, giving the protein MRIGSLRLWKPLVRASQMAGVLLLTTGWSGSLRPPAEHMPHPQLIEQSRRMNARYDAEIIKHEDRLSIDLDLADDAQHAFVVDRLRAAGKDEKNSPGLFDKLSLFRERALRRQREGAKMDAPSSSPIWCDHYLIVKAPTSSGTGASLTYEPYVRVSCHGGANYVYADLVVYDINKEDTQSRVVASNAGEEYGGGTDFIGVGAVASVDVAQGRLLRLESLALAVDDVTGRDVTSYTVEKTSIALRDDGGFTLLHPREIVPNNNRADIWMCQLRGGADCDYAVAGYDQGSLKAYPPVPQGVAASRAEKPGELNPSDFWELGSPFNATRLYVPIRTEIRAGSSNYLQCTVDHYTYAKVRLHSIVGTCVNTVDLKSLLPVGHNTAVFNYLADVSYDISGTENPNSPCTTTRILNNSVSFNITLIGKARCATAGGTHTLEPFFKSQAIDGRTLTSQRLFFQNSCMAAGTRIQMANGHILPVEQVEIGDKVLANKEGLILTVTDVARGHEIDDFVQLRDNAGHRVTLTQMHPIIKADGKVVAARSLKVRDQVRTERGVSTIKSVKRIPANGKQVFNLALGTPYELREVDSQERTLFAGGFLVGDKSMQDLLQAPPQQPLDVASRLPKTWQQDFANAQTE
- a CDS encoding endonuclease/exonuclease/phosphatase family protein, which encodes MLLRRCLWLPVSILAACGGEPSWEEPFPEASLGTHEEAVTIPSQGTTTTVDIGCWNVEWFGSSSNGPSNETLQQQNVRDVLLGANLDIWGLEEVVSTTAFNSIKSQLSGYAGLLASDASVTGGSSYYSSSEQKVGILYKTSVASVQSARIILTASDSDFAGRPPLEVKMRVTLNGTARDIVVIVFHAKAFDDATSWQRRLNASNALKAYLDSTYPSTPVVVLGDWNDDVDTSITSGKASPYQNFVGDSLDYFFPTKALSDAKVASTASYPDMIDHQLVTNELKSLYVAGSAKVYRVDAYISSYATTTTDHFPVLTRYTW
- a CDS encoding AbfB domain-containing protein — translated: MRDAKLLLTTLLASVAMTRCEGASDTAHGATGDTRTVSTQIQGAESPSAPGKTALSWVPLRLNVYHTFGVTTPNYTNRVLRHYESLARTDVIGTSPVEKADSSFRVVTGLADSGCYSLQSQNYPDKYLRHASSRIRIDSRDGTRAFDEAATWCTRPGLSGQGVSLESYNFPGRYMRHANSEVWLAQRGGSLPSDAEYSFNDDASWKAISQVNSDFKAWGEETLAKIEQDFRRPGSNLYYEGADRQSTAFIWGAGVQLHALIAGGKTQQAEAFANELHQAYWCNTKGRWGYDAVAYSCGDRYYDDNAWVAKALMELHQKTNNATYLNRAKEVLAFSMSGENSAGSNPNGGIRWHEGDTGGQCLCATAPTAVANLMVYRATGTQQYLNDGLRLYKWVKANRFGYGPGYRGYENGVMTQAAILLFKITGNYTYLDDARHLALAMESTYIDWQTHALKETGQWGGNDMTNAYVDLYETDGDINWLNIVAGYLQFLRDNGKDANGRYPEVWSDVGKPGNPFLLYQASAARAFARMGNTRGGTAKPRDPVAVFQDCNYAGIWGAGFLLGRYTLADLQFHGITGKDISSVRVQPGYKVTFYENDNFGGASLVKTADDGCLVGAGWNDRVSSMVVEAVSPTVVVYKDCNFTHPGFHLPVGSYDEDTLRTLGLSPDVLSSIQAAEGYEAVLYDGGRFDQASFTTGTTSCLVGAGWNDKAASIVIRKKASP
- a CDS encoding alpha/beta fold hydrolase gives rise to the protein MPIAELNHQGIFFEDSGGTGPALILGHGFLMDSRMFDAQAEALAPEFRVIRWDARGFGRTRWDGQPFTLYDSAADCIALLDHLGIQRAAVGGLSQGGYCALRVALRSPERVRGIVLISTSGGASEEPFRTAARQVRDLWGTPGATENIVQSYAEVIIGDPRFHSPWLDRWRQTPKAHFAAAMNNLIDRDDIAPRLGEIRCPAIVFHGLDDTALPATEGQALFDALPGRSRFVPIPGAAHAPTLTHPESIHAPLVEFLRSLPA